From one Butyricimonas faecihominis genomic stretch:
- a CDS encoding site-specific integrase, whose product MKSTFRVLFFLKRDKVKKNGNMPIMARITIDGKLAQFNTKLEVNPKNWSAKTGKVNGRGAEFTRMNEMLDSIKATLHRHYQTILERDSYVTAEKVRNVFLGKEEKAKTLLQVFSQHNEQYALKVGKTATQKTYTRYELTKNRLAEYIHNKYNVEDITFREINVVFIEGFYLFIRENYPCTHNTAMKFIQRFRTIVLFAHNLGLITFNPFGAYKLKFEYVERDFLEQAELDRIYQKTFASKRLEQVRDIFIFSCYTGLSYVDVCELTPENIRLSFDGNLWIIKKRHKTSVTSNIRLLDIPKSILQKYDGKLPNGKLLPVISNQKMNDYLKEIATVCGINKKITFHVARHSFATLSISYGVPIESVSKMLGHTNIRTTQIYAKIIDTKLSEDMDILANKLNNRKISVI is encoded by the coding sequence ATGAAATCAACATTCCGAGTATTGTTCTTCCTGAAACGGGACAAGGTGAAAAAGAACGGTAATATGCCAATCATGGCACGTATTACCATTGACGGGAAATTAGCCCAATTCAACACTAAACTTGAAGTCAATCCTAAAAACTGGTCTGCCAAAACCGGAAAGGTAAATGGCAGAGGAGCGGAATTTACCCGCATGAATGAAATGCTAGATAGCATCAAGGCTACCTTGCACAGACACTATCAGACCATTTTAGAACGGGACAGCTATGTAACCGCAGAGAAAGTACGCAATGTGTTCTTAGGTAAAGAGGAAAAAGCAAAAACTCTCTTACAGGTATTTTCCCAGCATAATGAACAATATGCGCTGAAAGTAGGGAAAACAGCCACACAAAAGACATATACCCGTTATGAACTTACCAAAAATCGCCTTGCCGAATATATCCACAATAAATATAATGTGGAGGATATTACCTTTCGGGAAATAAATGTCGTGTTTATCGAGGGCTTCTACCTATTTATCCGGGAGAATTATCCGTGTACCCACAATACAGCCATGAAGTTTATACAGCGTTTCAGAACTATTGTTCTGTTTGCCCACAACTTGGGACTAATTACTTTTAATCCTTTCGGGGCATATAAGCTGAAATTTGAATATGTGGAAAGGGATTTTCTTGAACAAGCAGAATTAGACCGGATATATCAAAAGACATTCGCCAGCAAACGACTGGAGCAAGTTCGTGATATATTTATTTTCAGTTGCTACACTGGACTGTCTTATGTTGATGTCTGCGAACTAACCCCTGAAAATATAAGATTGTCCTTTGACGGTAATCTGTGGATAATCAAGAAAAGACATAAGACAAGCGTAACGTCCAATATTCGATTATTGGATATACCCAAATCCATTTTACAGAAATATGACGGGAAACTGCCCAATGGTAAACTGTTGCCAGTTATCAGTAATCAGAAGATGAATGATTACTTGAAAGAGATTGCAACTGTTTGTGGAATAAATAAGAAAATCACGTTCCACGTTGCCCGACACAGCTTTGCGACCCTTAGCATAAGTTATGGCGTACCCATTGAAAGCGTTTCCAAAATGTTGGGACACACCAACATAAGAACCACCCAAATCTATGCAAAAATCATAGATACTAAACTTAGCGAAGATATGGATATTTTAGCTAACAAGCTAAATAACAGAAAAATATCAGTCATATAA
- a CDS encoding ORF6N domain-containing protein — MDLQIIQNKIFEVRGCRVMLDLHLAELYQVETRALKQAVKRNIDRFPGDFMFELSKDEWLGLITNCDKFPDNIRHTPTPPMAFTEQGVAMLSSVLRSKVAIEVNISIMRAFVLMRQMVIGYEELLRRIEELEVSTDAQFNELYQALTRLLSQSKQQKERRPVGFVTYNRDKNE, encoded by the coding sequence ATGGACTTACAGATTATCCAAAACAAGATTTTTGAAGTACGGGGTTGCCGGGTGATGCTTGACTTGCATTTGGCGGAACTCTACCAAGTAGAAACACGAGCCTTGAAACAGGCGGTCAAACGTAATATAGACCGCTTCCCCGGTGATTTTATGTTTGAATTGAGTAAAGACGAGTGGTTGGGACTTATCACAAATTGTGATAAGTTCCCTGACAACATCCGTCACACGCCCACCCCGCCTATGGCTTTCACCGAGCAGGGCGTAGCCATGCTTTCTTCGGTTCTCCGTTCCAAAGTAGCCATAGAAGTAAACATTTCAATCATGCGAGCTTTCGTCCTCATGCGCCAAATGGTAATCGGCTACGAGGAACTGTTAAGGCGCATTGAAGAACTGGAGGTAAGCACCGATGCACAGTTCAACGAGCTATATCAAGCCCTTACCCGGCTTCTAAGCCAGTCGAAGCAACAGAAAGAACGCCGTCCGGTAGGTTTTGTTACCTATAACCGTGACAAGAACGAATAG
- a CDS encoding antirestriction protein ArdA, which yields MEAKVLSEAKVYVGTYGKYNNGSLFGAWLDLSDYSDKEEFYEACRELHKDEEDAEYMFQDWENVPEGLIGESWISENFFSLRDTVEDLDDTEQEAFFVWCNYKSHDLNEEDADDLVRDFRDEYQGEYDDEEDFAYEIIEECYNLPEFAKTYFDYEKFARDLFMCDYWFEDGFVFRAA from the coding sequence ATGGAAGCAAAGGTATTATCGGAAGCAAAAGTTTATGTAGGCACTTACGGCAAGTATAACAACGGTTCATTGTTCGGCGCATGGCTCGACCTGTCGGACTATTCGGACAAGGAAGAATTTTACGAAGCCTGTCGGGAACTGCACAAAGACGAGGAAGATGCGGAATATATGTTTCAAGACTGGGAGAACGTGCCGGAGGGCTTAATCGGCGAAAGCTGGATTTCTGAAAACTTCTTTTCTCTGCGTGATACGGTAGAGGATTTGGACGACACCGAGCAGGAAGCCTTTTTCGTGTGGTGCAACTACAAAAGCCATGATTTGAACGAGGAAGATGCGGACGACCTTGTACGTGATTTCCGGGACGAGTATCAGGGGGAATATGACGATGAAGAAGATTTCGCCTATGAAATCATAGAGGAATGCTACAACCTGCCGGAGTTCGCAAAGACCTATTTCGATTATGAAAAGTTCGCCCGTGACCTGTTTATGTGCGATTACTGGTTTGAAGACGGTTTTGTGTTCCGAGCGGCATAA
- a CDS encoding DUF4435 domain-containing protein, translating into MKEVNDIDFLSVKEQFMDLDLKSNKNKLIALSILLTQNNISLNVKCLIDRDFDGILTEIQNDPHILYTDYSCMESYLCSINHIGKILKLGIRNFPHNTELVIKEVSKVAYIFFIVRLINEHFQFKCSYPKVESSLQVDKKTGICNISIDNYLNNFIAINKLFKYKTEILDFLKEITNKLPADMRFNMNGHDFVCILFHYINKIKNTVNYKYENFERTFYLSIQPNHLDEYELFKKITT; encoded by the coding sequence GTGAAGGAAGTTAATGATATAGATTTCTTAAGTGTGAAAGAGCAGTTTATGGATTTGGATTTAAAATCCAATAAGAATAAACTCATTGCACTATCTATATTGTTAACTCAAAACAATATAAGTTTAAATGTTAAATGCTTAATAGATAGGGATTTTGATGGGATATTAACAGAAATTCAAAATGACCCGCATATACTATATACGGATTATTCTTGTATGGAATCGTATTTATGCAGCATAAATCACATTGGGAAAATACTCAAACTGGGAATAAGAAACTTTCCTCATAATACAGAACTGGTGATAAAGGAAGTATCTAAAGTTGCATATATCTTTTTTATCGTACGGTTAATAAATGAACATTTCCAATTCAAATGTTCATATCCAAAAGTAGAAAGTAGCTTACAAGTTGACAAAAAGACTGGAATTTGTAATATCTCTATAGATAATTATCTTAATAATTTTATTGCTATAAATAAATTATTCAAATACAAAACTGAAATATTAGATTTCTTAAAAGAAATAACGAATAAATTACCTGCAGATATGAGATTTAATATGAATGGACACGATTTTGTGTGTATATTATTCCATTACATCAATAAGATAAAAAATACTGTAAATTATAAGTATGAAAATTTTGAAAGAACATTCTATTTATCTATCCAGCCTAATCATCTTGACGAGTATGAATTATTCAAAAAAATAACAACTTAA
- a CDS encoding AAA family ATPase has protein sequence MKKEIAQVAVEHISVEELFGVYSYKLPNTSEKGIEKLLIIYGDNGTGKTTILKLFFYLLSTRDKSGYKTKIAETRFKKFVVQLKNGIEIGAKRECSTCGTFTYYIAKNNEILKSIELKADSDNSIQLDAGSKEDIIYQEILNYIRNLNITTFYLSDDRKVLNSITSKNANLHNSPRFFINESDIIFSKGLERNEIKKILNERRLDLEATLERLIDWIRNRVITGSRMGEKNSQGVFSDIIKNYIKLSEADSIIKDKISLTKELDELEKRIPKFVEYGLIEKFDTNAIKKYLKKAETSEQERFLGTIISPFLESINAKLQALEPVCESIEMFIRTINDYFTNKTIEFHLSTGFSLKRTFDNEPINFNWISSGEKQLLLLLVNTITSADDATIFIIDEPEISLNIKWQRKLIKTLLALSHENNTQFIFATHSFEILSTYRNSVSKLENMYVRY, from the coding sequence ATGAAAAAAGAAATAGCCCAAGTTGCAGTCGAACATATTTCTGTTGAAGAGTTATTTGGAGTATATTCGTATAAATTGCCAAATACATCTGAAAAAGGAATAGAAAAGCTATTAATTATTTACGGAGATAATGGAACTGGTAAAACAACAATACTAAAATTGTTCTTTTATTTACTATCAACTAGAGATAAAAGTGGCTATAAAACAAAAATAGCGGAAACTCGATTTAAAAAATTCGTTGTACAACTTAAAAATGGCATAGAGATTGGCGCAAAACGTGAATGTTCCACATGTGGAACATTCACATATTACATTGCAAAAAACAATGAAATTTTAAAATCGATTGAGCTTAAAGCAGATTCTGACAACTCAATTCAATTAGATGCTGGTTCTAAAGAGGATATTATATATCAAGAAATACTGAATTATATAAGGAATTTGAATATTACAACATTTTATCTTTCTGATGATAGGAAAGTTTTAAATAGTATTACATCTAAAAATGCAAATCTACATAATTCACCAAGATTTTTTATCAATGAATCAGACATTATTTTTTCTAAAGGATTAGAAAGAAATGAAATAAAAAAAATATTAAACGAAAGAAGATTAGATTTAGAAGCGACTCTTGAGCGTTTAATTGATTGGATAAGAAATCGAGTAATTACAGGCTCTCGAATGGGCGAAAAGAATTCTCAAGGGGTTTTTTCTGATATAATCAAAAATTACATAAAGCTATCAGAGGCTGATTCTATCATTAAAGATAAAATTAGTCTTACTAAGGAATTAGATGAATTAGAAAAAAGAATTCCGAAATTTGTTGAATATGGATTGATTGAAAAATTTGACACAAATGCTATAAAAAAATATCTTAAAAAAGCTGAAACGAGTGAACAAGAAAGGTTTCTTGGAACAATAATTTCTCCTTTCTTGGAAAGTATAAATGCTAAATTACAGGCTTTGGAACCTGTTTGTGAATCAATAGAGATGTTTATACGTACTATAAATGATTATTTTACAAATAAAACTATTGAATTTCATCTATCAACAGGCTTTTCATTAAAACGAACGTTTGATAATGAACCTATTAATTTTAATTGGATTTCAAGTGGCGAGAAACAGTTGCTTCTATTGTTGGTTAATACTATTACATCAGCTGACGATGCGACTATTTTTATAATTGATGAACCCGAAATTTCATTAAACATTAAATGGCAAAGAAAATTGATAAAAACATTATTGGCACTAAGCCATGAGAATAACACTCAATTTATTTTTGCAACACATTCTTTTGAAATATTGTCAACTTATAGAAATAGTGTGTCTAAATTGGAAAATATGTATGTTAGATATTAA
- a CDS encoding DUF3872 domain-containing protein, producing the protein MYMKNVMYKIIMGCYIVAALVLVTACNDNLDIQQAYPFSIETLPVLKRLKVGETAEIRCRLVRGGYYQPTTYQIRYFQPDGKGKLEMDNGTVFLPNDLYPLEKETFQLYYTSASTDQQTIDIYVIDSFGQVQQLSLSFNNANNEEKQILGMSVLIKTR; encoded by the coding sequence ATGTATATGAAGAATGTAATGTATAAAATCATCATGGGCTGCTACATCGTGGCCGCCCTTGTGCTTGTCACCGCCTGTAATGACAACTTGGATATTCAGCAGGCGTACCCGTTCAGCATCGAAACTCTGCCAGTACTCAAAAGGCTGAAAGTCGGGGAAACAGCCGAAATACGCTGCCGACTGGTGCGTGGCGGCTATTACCAGCCGACTACCTATCAGATACGGTATTTCCAGCCGGACGGCAAAGGGAAGCTGGAAATGGATAACGGTACGGTGTTCCTGCCCAATGACCTATACCCGCTGGAGAAAGAAACGTTCCAGCTCTACTACACTTCGGCATCGACCGACCAGCAGACAATTGATATTTATGTGATTGACAGCTTCGGGCAGGTGCAGCAACTTTCGCTATCGTTTAATAATGCTAATAACGAAGAAAAGCAAATTTTGGGGATGAGTGTGTTAATAAAAACTCGATAA
- a CDS encoding conjugal transfer protein TraO, whose protein sequence is MKKHIFIMMLFALCLHFNQAHAQRYLPGMKGLQVTAGMADGVHWNSDTDFAYHIGAAYSVYTKNANRWVIGGEYLHKKYDYKDMQIPVEQFTAEGGYYLKFLSDRRKTFFLSLGLSALAGYETSNRSEKLLPDGSTLLDKDCFIYGGALTLELEAYLTDRIALLVSARERALFGSDIGKFHSQVSLGLKFIIN, encoded by the coding sequence ATGAAGAAACATATCTTTATAATGATGCTCTTTGCGCTGTGCCTGCATTTCAACCAGGCACACGCACAAAGATACCTGCCGGGCATGAAAGGCTTGCAGGTCACGGCGGGCATGGCGGACGGGGTGCATTGGAACTCCGACACGGATTTCGCCTACCATATCGGGGCGGCGTACAGCGTTTACACCAAGAACGCCAACCGCTGGGTGATTGGCGGGGAATACTTGCACAAGAAGTATGACTACAAGGATATGCAGATACCCGTAGAACAGTTCACCGCAGAGGGCGGCTACTACCTGAAATTCCTATCGGACAGGCGAAAGACCTTTTTCCTGTCGCTGGGACTGTCGGCACTCGCCGGGTATGAAACAAGCAACCGAAGCGAAAAGCTGCTGCCGGACGGCTCTACGCTGCTGGATAAGGACTGCTTCATTTACGGCGGTGCGCTGACGCTGGAACTGGAAGCCTACCTGACTGACCGGATAGCCTTGCTTGTCAGCGCAAGGGAACGGGCGTTGTTCGGCTCGGACATAGGCAAATTCCACTCGCAGGTATCTTTGGGACTGAAATTCATTATCAACTGA